In the genome of Nocardia terpenica, one region contains:
- a CDS encoding nSTAND1 domain-containing NTPase → MPRREQPIRDDGAMARFAIDLRQLRKQAGSPPYRQLARDAMFSPSALADAASGRKLPSLAITLAYVRACGGDTAQWEARWHEVAAESTDAARDTRDGEPPGRESACPYVGLAPFQPDDADRFHGRERLTDEVVSRIRRQRFLAVFGASGSGKSSLLRAGVLPRIRRGDTGRAVNGWPTLLFTPGPHPLEECAAHVAALGSQSAATICRETAENPRAVHLSVLQALATHPDDVDLLIVVDQFEELFTLCDNHGERADFLAALLTAVRAANSRTRVILGVRADFYARCGQHPDLVDALHDAQLLVGPMSTEELRRAVVQPAADAQCTVEGALLARIIADTAGQATVLPLVSHAMRETWRRRRGNSLALAGYEAAGGIRHALAQTAETIYSAMSPPRQRLLRATLLRLVALGEATEDTKRRVAADSLPAEAGPILEELARARLVTLDAGSVEITHEALLQAWPRLRGWLDGDRAGLRTHQQLLDTTAAWIREHRDPGILYRGGRLATAVEWVRNHGDDMLLGGQVRDFLAASARQQRRLIRLRRAAVALLTVLALAASGAAVVAFQQGSNARAQRDRAVAGQVLAEADQMKGRDSALAAQLDLVAHRLSPSAESATALIDSRDTALSTALTAHTGPVYAVAVSPDGHTLATGSGDKTIRLWDITDPGRPRPLGPPLLGHTDWVYWLAFSPDGHTLASASRDRTARLWNVTDPAHPLPWAPPLVGHEGYVFSVSFSGDGRILVTASYDHTLRLWDVADPAHPAPLGPPLVGHTESVASATIGPDGRTVASAGHDHTLRLWNVADPGHPTPWAPPLTAHNAVVYAAAFSHDGRMLASVGDDNTVRLWDIRDPAHPVALAPPLTGSSNTLLAVAFSADDRTLAAGGAENVVRLWNLADPAHPVALGPPLVGHTGMITALAFTPDGQTLVSTGEDATVRLWDVRNPLRPSPIGEPLTGRTAGVTAVAYAPGGRLLASTGRDHTARLWNVADPNHAGLWATVPAGQGDSDEALAFDPTGRVLATDGGPGTIRLWDVGDPAAPRPLATVTDTPPLVRWTGFSPDGHLLAAVGNDQKIRLWDVRDPAEPRALQPITTTDSDGLLWADFAPSGQLLAVAGAGHTVQLWRVADPNHPALVGNPLTGHTDQVTWVGFGPDGRTLASASDDGTLRLWNVADPAHASARGIPLSAGHTGHLLNAAYSPDGHILASAGDDRAIGFSLDDTDSAARRVCATTRGALPPELWRHYVPELPYRPPCPD, encoded by the coding sequence ATGCCGCGGCGCGAGCAACCGATCCGAGACGACGGGGCGATGGCCCGATTCGCCATCGACCTGCGACAACTCCGCAAACAGGCCGGGAGCCCGCCGTATCGGCAGCTGGCGCGCGACGCCATGTTCTCCCCGTCGGCGCTGGCCGACGCCGCCAGCGGGCGCAAACTACCCAGCCTGGCCATCACGCTGGCCTACGTGCGGGCCTGCGGGGGCGACACCGCGCAGTGGGAGGCCCGCTGGCACGAGGTGGCCGCCGAATCGACCGATGCCGCCCGGGATACGCGCGACGGCGAACCGCCCGGACGCGAATCCGCCTGCCCCTACGTGGGTTTGGCGCCGTTCCAGCCGGACGACGCCGACCGGTTCCACGGCCGCGAACGACTCACCGACGAGGTCGTCTCCCGCATTCGGCGGCAGCGATTCCTGGCGGTCTTCGGTGCGTCGGGGTCGGGAAAGTCCTCGCTGCTGCGCGCCGGTGTGCTGCCCCGCATCCGGCGCGGCGATACCGGCCGCGCGGTAAATGGTTGGCCGACACTGCTTTTCACGCCGGGACCGCACCCGCTCGAGGAGTGCGCCGCCCACGTGGCCGCCCTCGGTTCCCAATCCGCGGCGACGATCTGCCGCGAAACCGCCGAGAACCCGCGCGCGGTGCACCTGAGCGTGCTCCAGGCGCTGGCCACCCACCCCGACGACGTCGATCTGCTGATCGTGGTGGACCAGTTCGAGGAACTGTTCACGCTGTGCGACAACCATGGCGAGCGAGCGGATTTCCTCGCCGCCCTGCTGACCGCGGTCCGGGCCGCCAACAGCCGCACCCGGGTGATCCTCGGGGTCCGGGCCGACTTCTACGCGCGCTGCGGGCAGCATCCCGACCTGGTCGACGCGCTGCACGACGCCCAACTGCTGGTCGGCCCGATGAGCACCGAGGAATTGCGCAGGGCCGTCGTGCAACCGGCGGCCGATGCCCAGTGCACGGTGGAGGGCGCGCTGCTGGCCCGGATCATTGCCGACACCGCCGGGCAGGCCACCGTCCTGCCGCTGGTATCGCATGCCATGCGCGAGACCTGGCGCCGCCGCCGCGGCAACAGCCTCGCCCTGGCCGGATACGAGGCGGCGGGCGGCATCCGGCACGCCCTCGCCCAGACCGCCGAGACCATCTACAGCGCGATGTCACCGCCCCGGCAGCGCCTGCTGCGCGCCACCCTGCTGCGCCTGGTCGCGCTGGGCGAGGCCACCGAGGACACCAAGCGCCGGGTCGCGGCGGATTCGCTTCCCGCCGAGGCCGGTCCGATCCTCGAGGAGTTGGCCCGCGCCCGGCTGGTCACCCTCGACGCCGGGTCGGTCGAGATCACCCACGAGGCGCTGCTCCAGGCGTGGCCCCGGCTGCGCGGCTGGCTCGACGGCGACCGCGCCGGGCTCCGTACCCATCAGCAACTGCTCGACACCACCGCGGCCTGGATCCGGGAGCACCGCGACCCCGGCATCCTGTATCGGGGCGGCCGGTTGGCGACCGCCGTCGAGTGGGTCCGAAACCACGGCGACGACATGCTGCTCGGCGGCCAGGTGCGGGACTTCCTCGCCGCCTCGGCCCGGCAGCAGCGGCGGCTGATCCGGCTGCGGCGGGCCGCGGTCGCCCTGCTGACCGTGCTCGCGCTCGCCGCGTCCGGCGCGGCGGTCGTTGCCTTCCAACAGGGTTCGAACGCCCGCGCGCAACGCGACCGCGCCGTGGCCGGGCAGGTGCTCGCCGAGGCCGATCAGATGAAGGGCCGCGATTCGGCCCTCGCCGCACAGCTCGACCTGGTGGCGCACCGGTTGAGCCCCAGCGCCGAATCCGCTACCGCGCTCATCGATTCCCGCGATACCGCCCTGTCGACCGCGCTCACCGCGCACACCGGGCCGGTCTATGCCGTCGCCGTCAGCCCGGACGGGCACACCCTGGCCACCGGCTCCGGCGACAAGACCATTCGGCTCTGGGACATCACCGATCCCGGCCGCCCCCGGCCGCTCGGGCCGCCGCTGCTCGGCCACACCGACTGGGTGTACTGGCTGGCCTTCAGCCCCGACGGGCACACCCTCGCCAGCGCGAGCCGCGACCGGACCGCGCGGCTGTGGAACGTCACCGACCCCGCGCATCCGCTGCCCTGGGCGCCGCCGCTGGTCGGGCACGAGGGCTACGTCTTCTCGGTCTCCTTCAGCGGCGACGGCCGAATCCTGGTGACCGCGAGCTACGATCACACGCTGCGGCTGTGGGACGTCGCCGACCCCGCCCATCCCGCCCCGCTCGGGCCGCCGCTGGTCGGGCACACCGAGTCGGTCGCCTCCGCGACGATCGGCCCGGACGGCCGGACCGTCGCCAGCGCGGGCCACGATCACACGCTGCGGCTGTGGAACGTCGCCGACCCCGGCCACCCCACCCCGTGGGCCCCGCCGCTGACCGCCCACAATGCCGTCGTCTACGCGGCGGCGTTCAGCCATGACGGGCGCATGCTCGCCAGCGTCGGCGACGACAACACCGTGCGGCTGTGGGACATTCGCGATCCGGCGCACCCGGTGGCGCTGGCGCCGCCGCTGACCGGATCCTCCAATACCCTGCTCGCCGTGGCGTTCAGCGCCGACGACCGCACGCTCGCCGCGGGCGGGGCCGAGAACGTGGTGCGGCTGTGGAACCTCGCCGATCCGGCGCATCCGGTCGCCCTGGGCCCGCCGCTGGTCGGGCACACCGGGATGATCACCGCGCTCGCCTTCACCCCGGACGGGCAGACCCTGGTCAGCACCGGCGAGGACGCCACCGTGCGGCTCTGGGACGTCCGAAATCCCCTGCGCCCCAGCCCGATCGGGGAACCGCTCACCGGCCGCACCGCGGGTGTCACCGCCGTGGCCTACGCCCCCGGCGGTCGCCTGCTCGCCAGCACCGGCCGTGACCATACCGCGCGGCTGTGGAACGTCGCCGACCCGAACCACGCCGGGCTCTGGGCGACAGTGCCTGCCGGACAGGGAGATTCGGACGAGGCGCTGGCCTTCGACCCCACCGGGCGGGTGCTCGCCACCGACGGCGGGCCGGGCACGATCCGGTTGTGGGACGTCGGCGATCCCGCCGCCCCGCGACCGCTGGCCACCGTCACCGATACCCCGCCACTCGTCCGATGGACCGGGTTCAGCCCGGACGGGCATCTGCTCGCCGCCGTCGGCAACGACCAGAAGATCCGGCTGTGGGACGTTCGCGACCCGGCCGAACCCCGTGCGCTGCAACCGATCACGACCACCGATTCGGACGGGCTGCTGTGGGCGGACTTCGCGCCGTCGGGGCAGTTGCTGGCCGTCGCCGGGGCCGGTCACACCGTGCAGCTGTGGCGCGTCGCCGACCCGAACCACCCGGCGCTGGTCGGCAATCCGCTCACCGGTCACACCGATCAGGTCACCTGGGTGGGCTTCGGCCCGGACGGCCGCACCCTGGCCAGCGCGAGCGACGACGGGACGCTCCGGCTGTGGAACGTCGCCGACCCCGCGCACGCGTCGGCCCGGGGAATCCCGTTGTCGGCGGGCCACACCGGCCATCTCCTCAACGCGGCCTACAGCCCCGACGGCCACATCCTGGCCAGCGCAGGCGACGATCGCGCCATCGGGTTCTCCCTCGACGACACCGACTCGGCCGCCCGGCGCGTCTGCGCCACCACCCGCGGCGCGCTGCCCCCGGAGCTGTGGCGGCACTACGTCCCCGAGCTGCCCTACCGCCCGCCCTGCCCCGACTAG
- a CDS encoding DUF2961 domain-containing protein codes for MHEIWRIDQSRTRSISAENPTGAPGQGGRATTGTGADAARDLGIGWKISPSIKLDSGQTATLADIAGPAIIRHFWLTTDRSALQQLQLRMYWDGDATPAVDVPLGSFFCNAWGQLALMNSEMMVVAPAGGLNSYWPLPFRSHATITLTNDSDHSVFVYYQVTYLEQDVPREAGYLQASWQRQNPLGHPAIHTILPDTPGPGRYVGTYLAIQPNAPGWWGEGEMKFYMDGDTEFPTICGTGTEDYFGGAWNMDMGNGVYTTYSTPYLGFLQAIPPDQIYQPTQQFGLFRWHVRDPICFDRSLRVTIQALGWGTEGRYLPLENADIGTTAFWYQHRVVLGQRQRSARTE; via the coding sequence ATGCACGAGATATGGCGGATCGATCAGAGCCGAACCCGCTCGATCAGTGCGGAGAACCCCACCGGGGCACCGGGGCAGGGCGGGCGCGCGACGACGGGCACCGGGGCGGACGCGGCCCGAGACCTGGGCATCGGCTGGAAGATATCACCCTCGATCAAGCTCGATTCGGGGCAGACGGCGACCCTGGCCGATATCGCCGGACCGGCCATCATCAGGCATTTCTGGCTGACCACCGACCGGAGCGCGCTTCAGCAGTTGCAGTTGCGCATGTACTGGGACGGCGACGCCACCCCGGCCGTGGATGTGCCGCTGGGCTCGTTCTTCTGCAATGCGTGGGGCCAACTGGCGCTGATGAATTCGGAGATGATGGTGGTCGCGCCGGCGGGCGGGCTGAACAGCTACTGGCCCTTGCCGTTCCGCTCGCACGCGACGATCACCCTCACCAACGACAGCGATCACAGCGTGTTCGTCTACTACCAGGTGACCTATCTGGAGCAGGACGTGCCGCGCGAGGCGGGCTACCTGCAGGCCAGCTGGCAGCGCCAGAATCCGTTGGGGCATCCGGCCATTCACACCATCCTCCCCGACACACCGGGTCCGGGCCGGTATGTCGGCACCTACCTGGCCATCCAGCCGAACGCGCCGGGCTGGTGGGGCGAGGGCGAGATGAAGTTCTACATGGACGGCGACACCGAATTCCCCACCATCTGCGGCACCGGCACCGAGGACTACTTCGGCGGCGCCTGGAACATGGACATGGGCAACGGCGTCTACACCACCTACTCCACGCCGTATCTCGGTTTCCTCCAGGCCATTCCGCCCGACCAGATCTATCAGCCGACGCAGCAGTTCGGCCTGTTCCGGTGGCACGTGCGCGATCCCATCTGCTTCGACCGGAGCCTGCGCGTCACCATCCAGGCGCTGGGCTGGGGCACCGAGGGCCGCTATCTGCCGCTGGAGAACGCGGACATCGGGACGACGGCCTTCTGGTACCAGCACCGGGTGGTCCTGGGACAGCGCCAGCGCTCGGCGCGGACCGAATAG
- a CDS encoding DinB family protein, translating to MTWTAPEIDRQDPSGIAGERAMLRHWLDYHRQTLLHKCAGLTGQQLARRSVAPSSLSLLGLVRHMTEVERAWFRIRATGADLSYLYCVGDNIDGDFDDVDAAEAAIDFALHRTELDLCDKAVADLALDHTFAHPRYGELTLRWVYMHVIEEYARHNGHADLLRERIDGTTGD from the coding sequence ATGACGTGGACAGCGCCGGAGATCGACCGGCAGGACCCCAGCGGCATCGCGGGCGAGCGCGCCATGCTGCGGCACTGGCTGGACTACCACCGGCAGACGCTGCTGCACAAATGCGCGGGCCTGACCGGCCAGCAGCTGGCGCGGCGCAGCGTGGCGCCGTCGTCGCTGTCGCTGCTGGGGCTGGTGCGGCACATGACCGAGGTCGAGCGCGCCTGGTTCCGGATCCGGGCGACCGGCGCCGACCTGAGCTACCTGTACTGCGTCGGGGACAATATCGATGGCGACTTCGACGATGTCGACGCGGCCGAGGCGGCGATCGACTTCGCGCTGCACCGCACCGAGCTCGACCTGTGCGACAAAGCGGTCGCCGACCTCGCGCTCGACCACACCTTCGCCCATCCCCGCTACGGCGAACTCACCCTGCGCTGGGTCTATATGCACGTGATCGAGGAGTACGCCCGGCACAACGGCCACGCCGACCTGCTGCGCGAACGCATCGACGGCACGACGGGGGACTGA
- a CDS encoding ATP-binding protein, with product MSRRVLGNLPAEVTSFIGRHDELAEARDLLSATRVLTMLGPGGVGKTRLSRQVGAATARAFPDGVWLVELADVRDPELVTLAVAETLRLRDDTAAALPRLLDFLAPRRLLLILDNCEHLVDACAELVARIVAATAQVRVLATSREVLGVPGEQMMPVRPLPVAADDSDALRLLLARVGAADPAFAATPANRATLTAICRRLDGVPLALELAALRFRVLSPEQILDRLDDTMGLLRAGPRTAPPRQRTIADAIGWSYDLCTPSEQQLWQQLSVFSGGLDLDAAEAVGEPEAVVDTLAGLVDKSVLIRRDDGAVARYTMLEPIRQFGYDRLVKSGGEQAARARHREYYCALGLRGHRAYRSGDDLRWFRQLSREHANIRAALQFSLADSPAVALETATALRPFWEHYRFLSEGYRWLTDALERAPEPTPERARALSSAASLAALLSDRESAARLIEDCRTLAMELGAADILAEARLGTALIAFTDGDTATAFALSEQAAALARESARPSLEMDSLSFGFMCATLLEDERSTAVAAALLAVTAEHGPRLMGGLAHWTAGIDRWRHGDQDAAARFLRRAIEMFAQFDRCVWLASAFDGMAWSAAARGEPVRAARLMGAAQSLELSSVRLAQAITGAVGEKVRARVRTALGEDGFRAAVAAGAALPLPAAIDYALERAPAAAEPVRPDPIDRDPYLRRGADMLTRREKEVARLIAAGYSNKRIAAELVISVRTAETHVEHILTKLGFGSRTQVAGWVRDHAL from the coding sequence ATGTCTCGGCGTGTTCTCGGAAACCTCCCCGCCGAGGTCACCAGTTTCATCGGCCGCCACGACGAATTGGCCGAGGCCCGGGATCTGCTGTCGGCCACCCGCGTGCTGACCATGCTGGGGCCGGGCGGTGTCGGGAAGACCCGGCTGTCGCGGCAGGTGGGTGCCGCGACGGCGCGGGCGTTCCCGGACGGGGTGTGGCTGGTGGAGCTGGCCGACGTGCGCGACCCGGAGCTGGTGACGCTCGCCGTCGCGGAAACCCTGCGGCTGCGCGACGATACCGCGGCCGCGCTGCCGCGGCTGCTCGACTTCCTCGCGCCGCGGCGGCTGCTGCTGATCCTGGACAACTGCGAACACCTCGTCGACGCCTGCGCGGAGCTGGTGGCCCGCATCGTCGCCGCGACCGCGCAGGTGCGGGTGCTGGCCACCAGCCGGGAGGTGCTGGGCGTGCCGGGCGAGCAGATGATGCCGGTCCGCCCGCTGCCGGTCGCGGCCGACGACAGCGACGCGCTGCGGCTGCTGCTGGCCCGGGTCGGCGCGGCCGATCCGGCCTTCGCCGCCACCCCCGCCAACCGCGCCACGCTCACCGCCATCTGCCGCCGCCTCGACGGCGTCCCCCTGGCACTCGAACTGGCCGCCTTACGCTTTCGCGTCCTGTCCCCCGAACAAATCCTGGACCGCCTCGACGACACCATGGGCCTGCTCCGCGCCGGACCCCGCACCGCCCCGCCCCGTCAGCGCACCATCGCCGACGCCATCGGCTGGAGCTACGACCTGTGCACGCCCTCCGAACAGCAACTGTGGCAACAGCTTTCGGTGTTCTCGGGCGGCCTCGATCTCGATGCCGCCGAAGCAGTGGGTGAGCCCGAGGCAGTGGTCGACACTCTTGCTGGGCTGGTGGACAAATCGGTGCTGATTCGGCGCGATGACGGTGCGGTTGCCAGATACACCATGTTGGAACCGATTCGGCAGTTCGGGTACGACCGGCTGGTGAAGTCGGGGGGCGAGCAGGCGGCGCGGGCTCGGCATCGGGAGTACTACTGTGCGCTGGGGTTGCGGGGGCATCGGGCCTATCGCAGCGGTGATGATCTGCGGTGGTTTCGGCAGCTTTCTCGCGAGCATGCGAATATTCGTGCGGCACTGCAATTTTCGCTGGCCGACTCGCCCGCCGTGGCGTTGGAGACGGCGACGGCGCTGCGGCCGTTCTGGGAGCACTACCGGTTCTTGTCCGAGGGATACCGGTGGCTGACCGACGCGCTGGAGCGGGCGCCCGAGCCGACACCCGAACGGGCGCGGGCGTTGTCGTCGGCGGCCTCGCTGGCGGCGCTGCTGTCGGATCGGGAGTCGGCGGCGCGGCTGATCGAGGACTGCCGGACGCTGGCGATGGAGTTGGGCGCGGCCGATATTCTGGCCGAGGCGCGGCTGGGGACCGCGCTGATCGCATTCACCGACGGCGACACCGCGACCGCGTTCGCGCTCAGCGAGCAGGCCGCCGCGCTGGCCCGCGAATCCGCGCGGCCCTCGCTCGAAATGGACAGTCTCTCCTTCGGTTTCATGTGCGCGACGCTGCTGGAGGACGAGCGGTCCACCGCCGTCGCGGCCGCGCTGCTGGCCGTCACCGCCGAGCACGGGCCGCGGCTGATGGGCGGGCTCGCGCACTGGACGGCCGGGATCGACCGGTGGCGGCACGGGGATCAGGACGCGGCCGCGCGGTTCCTGCGGCGGGCCATCGAGATGTTCGCCCAATTCGATCGATGCGTATGGCTCGCTTCGGCTTTCGACGGCATGGCCTGGTCGGCGGCCGCCCGCGGCGAGCCGGTACGGGCGGCACGGCTGATGGGCGCGGCGCAGAGCCTGGAGCTGAGCAGCGTGCGGCTGGCGCAGGCCATTACCGGCGCGGTCGGCGAGAAGGTGCGCGCCCGGGTGCGAACGGCGCTGGGCGAGGACGGTTTCCGGGCCGCCGTGGCGGCCGGTGCGGCGCTGCCGCTGCCCGCGGCCATCGACTACGCGCTCGAGCGCGCACCCGCCGCCGCGGAACCGGTGCGGCCCGACCCGATCGACCGCGATCCGTACCTGCGCCGGGGCGCGGACATGCTCACCCGCCGGGAGAAGGAGGTGGCCCGGCTGATCGCCGCCGGATACAGCAACAAGCGCATCGCCGCCGAACTGGTCATCTCCGTCCGCACGGCGGAAACCCACGTCGAGCACATTCTCACCAAGCTGGGCTTCGGCTCGCGGACCCAGGTCGCGGGCTGGGTGCGCGACCACGCGCTGTGA
- a CDS encoding LLM class F420-dependent oxidoreductase, translating to MRIGIMLGESTEPDALERLTDDLRRAADAGFESAWLPHTFGLDALTALALAGSRVPGIELATGIVPSYPRHPGTLAQQARTTALAVGPGRLTLGLGLSHKFVIEDMFGYDFDRPARHMKEYLEVLLPLLAGEPVSYTGETLRANLALTSPDAGTIPVVLAAMGTHMLKLAGRRTDGTMLWMTGARTIAEHIAPTITAAATEAGRPAPRIVCALPILVTDDSERARAHAASVFEIYGTLPSYRAMLDREGVAAPEDVAIIGTEEQVTARIREIFAAGATEFVGSIFAGGDAATRTRELLVGLAD from the coding sequence GTGCGGATCGGCATCATGCTCGGAGAATCGACCGAACCCGATGCGCTGGAGCGCCTGACCGACGACCTGCGCCGCGCCGCCGACGCGGGCTTCGAATCCGCCTGGCTCCCGCACACTTTCGGCCTCGACGCGCTCACCGCGCTGGCGCTGGCGGGCAGCCGGGTGCCGGGCATCGAGCTCGCCACCGGCATCGTGCCCAGCTACCCGCGCCACCCCGGCACGCTGGCCCAGCAGGCCCGCACCACGGCGCTGGCGGTGGGGCCGGGGCGGCTCACGCTGGGGCTGGGGCTGTCGCACAAGTTCGTCATCGAGGACATGTTCGGCTACGACTTCGACCGCCCGGCGCGGCACATGAAGGAGTATCTGGAGGTGCTGCTGCCGCTGCTGGCGGGCGAACCGGTGTCCTACACCGGAGAGACGCTGCGCGCCAACCTCGCCCTGACCAGTCCGGACGCCGGGACCATCCCGGTCGTGCTCGCGGCGATGGGCACCCACATGCTGAAGCTGGCGGGCCGCCGCACCGACGGCACCATGCTGTGGATGACGGGCGCGCGCACCATCGCCGAGCACATCGCGCCGACCATCACCGCCGCCGCCACCGAGGCCGGGCGGCCCGCGCCGCGCATCGTGTGCGCGCTGCCGATCCTGGTCACCGACGACTCCGAACGCGCTCGCGCGCACGCGGCCTCGGTGTTCGAGATCTACGGCACGCTGCCGTCGTACCGGGCGATGCTGGACCGCGAGGGCGTCGCGGCGCCGGAGGATGTCGCCATCATCGGCACCGAGGAGCAGGTGACCGCGCGCATCCGGGAGATCTTCGCCGCGGGCGCCACCGAATTCGTCGGCTCGATCTTCGCCGGGGGAGACGCCGCGACCCGCACCCGCGAACTGCTCGTCGGGCTCGCGGACTGA
- a CDS encoding MmcQ/YjbR family DNA-binding protein → MARRARVQDVHEVASAMPHVTVEYGPQDNPVYQVGRKSFVFFRTPRPDAVDPDTGERYGDVIVIWVPSESDKLALVQDPDSPFFTTAHFDGHLSVLVRGSRIRELGLDELTEVIQDAWLCRASAARARRWLAEHRLRPS, encoded by the coding sequence ATGGCACGCCGGGCGCGGGTGCAGGACGTGCACGAGGTGGCGTCGGCCATGCCGCACGTCACGGTGGAGTACGGCCCGCAGGACAATCCCGTCTACCAGGTGGGCCGCAAGTCGTTCGTCTTCTTCCGCACCCCGCGCCCGGACGCCGTCGATCCGGACACGGGGGAGCGGTACGGTGACGTCATCGTGATCTGGGTGCCCTCGGAATCGGACAAACTGGCGCTGGTGCAGGATCCCGATTCACCGTTCTTCACCACCGCGCACTTCGACGGGCACCTGTCGGTCCTGGTGCGCGGGAGCCGGATTCGCGAACTGGGCCTGGACGAGCTGACCGAGGTGATCCAGGATGCGTGGCTGTGTCGGGCCTCGGCGGCGCGGGCGCGGCGGTGGCTCGCGGAGCATCGGCTCCGACCGTCTTGA
- a CDS encoding class I SAM-dependent methyltransferase has product MTQAAPEFWNTVYDNDTAPWVIGEPQRAIVDLERDGWIRGRVLDPGAGAGEHTILLTRLGYDVLGVDLSPSAVDYARRNAAAHDVPAARFRVADMVRAGEDPEYAAELGEFDTIVDSALFHVFLDDPARRASYVKALHTLCKPGGLVHILSLSDADPGFGPRISDTLIRESFTTGWHLESLHPSTYRGRLTPALPAEERATITPNPDGTVDVSAWLTRLRRL; this is encoded by the coding sequence ATGACACAGGCAGCCCCGGAGTTCTGGAACACCGTCTACGACAACGACACCGCGCCCTGGGTGATCGGCGAGCCGCAGCGCGCCATCGTCGACCTCGAGCGCGACGGCTGGATCCGCGGCCGGGTGCTCGACCCCGGCGCCGGCGCGGGCGAGCACACCATCCTGCTCACCCGGCTCGGCTACGACGTCCTCGGCGTCGACCTGTCCCCGAGCGCCGTCGACTACGCCCGCCGCAATGCCGCCGCCCACGACGTGCCCGCCGCCCGGTTCCGGGTGGCCGACATGGTGCGGGCGGGCGAGGATCCCGAATACGCCGCCGAGCTGGGCGAATTCGACACCATCGTGGACAGCGCCCTGTTCCACGTCTTCCTCGACGACCCCGCCCGCCGCGCCTCCTACGTCAAGGCCCTGCACACCCTGTGCAAGCCCGGCGGCCTGGTCCACATCCTGTCCCTCTCCGACGCCGACCCCGGCTTCGGCCCCCGCATCAGCGACACCCTCATCCGCGAATCCTTCACCACCGGCTGGCACCTGGAATCCCTCCACCCCTCCACCTACCGAGGCCGACTGACCCCCGCCCTCCCCGCCGAGGAACGCGCCACCATCACCCCCAACCCCGACGGCACCGTAGACGTATCCGCCTGGCTAACCCGCCTCCGCCGCCTCTGA
- a CDS encoding PadR family transcriptional regulator — MTAGPDLPTTSWAVLGMLSHTGESSGYDLKKVADGSLQMFYWSPSFSQIYAELKRLEGCGFVTSRPVVSDDGLRGKRMYSITASGREAVAHWVNHSPVEAPVLKHSVLLRAWLSHLAEPDRLRDILSEHIAYAETMRRRAESDAAAAAAEPTVPGAVLRWCIRHYEAERDFAAELLADLESQVLRDRPAS, encoded by the coding sequence ATGACAGCGGGCCCCGATCTGCCGACCACCTCGTGGGCCGTGCTCGGAATGCTCTCGCACACCGGCGAATCCTCCGGCTACGACCTGAAGAAGGTGGCCGACGGCAGTTTGCAGATGTTTTATTGGAGCCCGTCGTTCAGCCAGATCTACGCCGAGCTCAAGCGCCTGGAGGGATGCGGCTTCGTGACCTCGCGGCCGGTGGTGTCCGACGACGGCCTGCGCGGCAAGCGCATGTATTCGATCACCGCCAGCGGCCGGGAGGCGGTGGCGCACTGGGTGAACCACTCCCCCGTCGAGGCCCCGGTCCTCAAACACAGCGTCCTGCTGCGCGCCTGGCTGAGCCACCTCGCCGAGCCGGACCGCCTCCGCGACATCCTCTCCGAACACATCGCCTACGCCGAAACCATGCGCCGCCGCGCCGAATCCGACGCCGCGGCCGCCGCCGCCGAACCGACCGTCCCCGGCGCCGTCCTGCGCTGGTGCATCCGGCACTACGAGGCGGAACGGGATTTCGCGGCGGAATTGCTCGCGGATCTGGAAAGCCAAGTGCTGCGGGATCGTCCGGCGAGTTGA